In Streptomyces venezuelae, the sequence TTTGACCGCGGCCGGGAAACCCGCGCCGCCGCGCCCCCGCAGCCCTGAGGCGGCGAGGTGGGCGAGGAGCTCCTCCGGGCCCGTGGCTCCGTCGTAGCCGCCGGTGGCGCGGTAGGCGTCGGCGCTCTCCGCGACCTGCGGCGCGGCCCCGAGGACGGTGCCCGGCGGCCGTGCCGTCGGGAGGCGGATCGTGGTCATCGGCCGGCTCCTGTCGTGGTGTGGGTGCGCAGGGTCCGTACGGCGCTCTCCAGCGCGGTGCGGTCCCGGGCGGTGCGGCCGTATCCCGGTCCCGGGAGGCCGATGAGCATGTGGTGGTGGTCGAGGACGACCTCGCCGGCGAGCAGGGCGGCGGCGGGATCGCCCGGGCGGGACCCGGCGGCCACACCGGTCACCAGGTCGGTGACCTCGGCGAGGTAGCGGAGCCAGCTGTGCCGGCTCCCGCGCAGGATCAGGCGTTCCACGCGGCACCGCTCCTCGGCCGCCAGGTCATGCGGTGGTGGCTGGGCGCAGGCACCGTGCGACGAGGCGCGCAGGGCGGCCACCGCCGTGGGGAGTTCTCGTTCCGGTTCGGGGGTGAGCCCGAGCCAGTCCAGACGCCGACGACCGCTCATGCGTGCCTCCGGGAGGTGGGAACCGCCGCCGGCCCGCCGCCCGGCGGGGGCCGCGGGCGGGGAATCGGAGGGGATCGAGGGTGCGGGCCCGGGCGGACCGGGCGGGCCGCACGGCTACGTCCGCGCTGCTGAACAGGACGAATGCGGAGGAGGGCCGTGGGGCGACAGGAAAGCACGTTTGCTGACCGATCGGTCAGGCAAGAATCACGCTAGCTGACCGATCGGTCAGTGAACAAGTCTTGACCCGGTGGAAATGAGCCAGCAATGTGGCTGTCCAATCGGTCAGCCTGGTTCCGGCTTCCCCGCCCCTACCGCCTGTCCGCCGCTGGACCGCCTTGCCTCGTCCTGCCTCGCCATCGAACGCCGACACCGAGCGCCGCCCGTCGGCACGGAGGAGTCACCGATGCACTCAAGAGCTCCCGAATCACCGACAGGCCGCACCGTCCGCTCGGACGCCACCGCCGGATCCGACCGGACCGACCGGACCGACCCGACCGACCGGACCGGACCGCCGGGCGGCGCCGCCGCCCCCGACACCCTCGCTCCCCAGCCGCCGGCGCCCGAGCCCGCGGCGCCCGAGCCCGCCGCCCGGCAGACCCCCGCCCCCGACACCCCCGGGCCGGCGCTCCCGGCCCGCTACTACACCGACCCCGAGACCGCGGCCGCGGAGACCCGGCACGTCTTCGGCCGGTCCTGGCAGCTCGTCTGCCACGAGTCCGACCTGCCGAATCCGGGAGCGCGGCTCGCCGCCACGGTCGCCGACCGCGAGGTCCTGGTGGTCCGCACCGAGGACGGCGGCCTCGCCGCCCACCTCAACGTCTGCCGCCACCGCGGAACCCGCCTGGTCACCGCCCCCGAGCCGGACGGCAAGGCGATCCGCTGCCCCTACCACGGCTGGACGTACCGGCTCGACGGGAGCCTGGTCGGCGCCCCGGAGGCCCGCCAGATCCCCTGCCTCGACAAGCCGAAGCTCGGCCTCTTCCCGGCCCGCGTCGAGTCCTTCCTCGGCTTCGTCTTCGTCAACCTCGACCCCGGCGCCGTACCGCTGGCCGAAAGCTGTGCGGGCCTCGCGGAAGCGGTCGGCCACTACGCCGGAGCCGACCTGGTGCCCATCGGCCGAGCCCGTATCCACGACCTGGCAGCCGCCGAGGTGCAGGAGGCCAACTGGAAGGTCGCGGTCGACAACTACCTGGAGGGCTACCACGTCCCGGTCGCCCACCCCGGCCTGATGCGGCTGCTCGACTACCAGGGCTACACCTGCGACATCGAGGAGTCCTACGCGCTCTTCGCCTCGCCCTTGCGCGACAAGCCGTCCTCGAACTGGGCCGAGCGCCTCTACCAGCGCATCGCCGCCCCGATGCCGGGCCTCCGCGAGGCCGACCGCCGGGTCTGGCGGTACGCGGTCATCTACCCGAACACCCTCATCGACTTCTACCCCGACCACGTACTGGCCTGGACCGCGATCCCCACGGCGGTGGACCGCGTGGCCGTACCCGGTGCGTTCTACACCCGCCGCGGCACCAGCTGGCGCACCCGTCTCGCCCGGCGCCTGAACATCCACATCGGCTGGATCACCAACGACGAGGACGCCGAACTCGTCGCCCGCGTGCAGAAGGGGCTCTCCACCCCCGGCTTCGAACCCGGCCCGCTGTCCCGCCGGGAGTCGGCGGTCGGCTGGTTCGCCGGGCGCGTCCGGGCCGATCTGGACGACCCCGAGGGCTGAGGCCCCCGCCCCGCCACCACCGCACCCCCGCGTCACCCACACCGCACCACCGCACCGCACACAACGCAACGCACACAACGCAACGCAACGCGGCGCCCCGCCCCCGCGCCCCGCCCGCCGCACGACCGAGCCCCCACGTACCGCTCGTTCCCGCCGTCCCCCTGCGGCCCCTACGGAGAGGACCCCATGTCCCCCGAGGCACTCCCCCCGACCAGACGCTCGTTCCTCCGCGCCGGCACCGCCGCCGCCCTCGCCCTCACCGCCGCCGGCTGCGGCTTCGCCACCGCCGACGACCCGGCCGGCAAGGCGATCGCGGACGCACCCATCGACGTCAAGGTCGACGGCGACCTCGTCTACTTCAACTGGGCGGACTTCGTCGACCCCACGGTCTTCGAAGGTTTCCAGAAGGAGTACGGCGTCAAGGTCGTCCAGTCGAACTACGACTCCATGGAGGGCATGGCCGCCAAACTCAACGCCGGCAACCGCTACGACATCATCTTCCCCACCGCGAAATGGGCCGAGCGCCTCGCCGCCGGCGGACGGCTCCGCAAGATCGACCATTCCCGGCTGCGCGGCGCCGAGGCCGTGTTCGGCGGCTACGGCTACTTCGCCGACCCCTGGTACGACCCCCGCTCGGCGCACACCGTCCCCTTCACCATGTACAAGACGGGCATCGGCTGGCGCCGGGACCGGCTCGGCGACCTCACCGGCTCCTGGGACGACCTGTGGAACGACCAGGCCAAGGGCAAGGTCTTCGTCCTCGACGACCGCGACGAGGTGCTCGGCCTCGGCGCGCTCAAGCTCGGCCTCGGCCTCACCACCGGCGACCAGGGCGACCTCGCCCGCGTCACCGACACCCTGCGCTCGCTCCGCCCCCGCCTGCGCGGCTTCTCCAGCGACAGCTACAACAACCTCCTCAACGGCAACGCCGACATGACCCAGGCGTGGAGCGGAGACATGGCCGCCATGCTCGCCCAGGCCGAGGACCCGTCCGTCTTCGGCTTCGAGGTCGCCCGCGAAGGCGCCCCCGTCAACTCCGACTGCTACGCGATACCCGCCAACGCGCAGCACCCCGGCACCGCGATGCTCTTCATCGACTACATGCTCCGCCCGGAGAACGTGAAGAAGAACATCGAGTACATCGGCTACCCGATGCCGGTGCGCGGCACCGAGGACACCTACGCCGCGCTCGTCGAGCCGTTCCCGCAGTGCCTGGTGACCGCCGACGACCTGGCGGCCGACCTCTTCTTCCGCAACGGCGACGCGGGGACCGAACGGGCCCGCGACGCCGCCTGGACCGACGTGAAAGCCGGCTGACATGGCGACGCGAAACAACCGCACCGGGACCGCGGTCCGGCCGCCCGACGACCCGGCCGAGCCGGCGCCGCCCCAGGACCGGACGCGCCCCGGGGCCACGCCCGGCACCCGCGCCCGGAAGCGCCAGCCCCGCCTGTGGACCTGGCTCCTGCTCCCCGGCACCCTCTGGATGACCGGCTTCCTGGTCGTCTCCCTCCTCCTCGTCGCCACCCTCGCGCTCGGCACCACCGACCCGCTCGGCAACCCGCGCTTCGGACTGAACTTCGCCAACCTCACCGCACTGGCCGACCCGGCCTACAGCACCGTCCTGCTGCGGTCCCTCGGCTACGCGCTGATCACCTGCCTGATCTGCCTGGCCGTGGCCTACCCCGTCGCCTACGCCATCGCCCTGTGCGGGGGCCGGTTCAAGAACCTGCTGATCGCCGCGATCGTCGTTCCGTTCTTCGCCAACTACCTGGTCCGGATGTACGGCTGGTCCGTCGTCCTCTCCGACGACGGCCCGCTGCTGAAGGCCCTGCGCGCCATCGGGCTCGCCGACGACGGCACCAAGATCCTCCAGACCGGTGTGGGAGTGATAGCCGGACTCGTCTACGGCTTCGTCGTATTCATGATCATCCCGCTGTACGCGGCGATGGAGCGCATGGACACCTCGCTCATCGAGGCCGGCCGCGACCTCTACGGAGGCCCCCTGCGGACCTTCCTCTTCGTCACCGTCCCCGCCACCCGGCAGGGAGCGGCCGCCGGCTGCGTCCTCGTCTTCCTGCCCGCCATGGGCGACTTCGTCAGCGCCCAGCTCATGGGAGGTCCCGACCAGATCATGATCGGCAACCTGATCCAGGACAAGTTCTTCCAGGGCCAGAACTGGCCCCTCGGCTCGGCCCTCACCATGCTGCTGATGGCGGTCCTGTTCCTCGGGATGCTCGGCTACCTGCGCCGTACCCGCAAGGACGAGGCGGAGGCCGCCCGATGAGCACCCAGCCGCGTCCCAGCACCCAGCCGCGTCCGAGCGAGCTGCCGGCCCCGAGCCCCCGGGAGACCCCGAGCGGGCCGGAGGGCGGCGTCCCCCGGCACGGTTCGCGGACCCGGCGACGCCGTCGGCGGGGAGCCGAGCGCCGCCCCCGCTTCGCCCTCGCCGTCACCGCCCTCTTCTTCGCGCTCCTCTACCTCCCCGTGGGCGTCGTCGTCCTGTTCTCCTTCAACTCCCAGAAGTCCCTCACCGTCCTGGACGGCGTCAGCCTGCGCTGGTACACGGCCCTGCTCCACGACGAGGTACTCCTCGACTCGCTCGGCATGAGCCTGCGCGTGTCCCTGGTCGCCATGGCCGGCTCGCTCGTCCTCGGGGTGGCCCTGGCCCTGGGCCTCGTACGCAGCCGCAGCCGCCTCGGCTCCTTCGCCGGCCTGATCATGCTCGTCCCGCTGATCACCCCGGAGATCGTCACCGGCGTGGCCGCGATGCTCCTCTTCAAGGGCCTCGGCATCACCCTCTCCACCACCACCGTGATGCTCGCCGAGATCACCTTCTCCATCTCCTACGTGACGGTCATCCTGCGCTCGCGCATCGCCTCCCTCAACCCGGAGGTCGAGGAGGCCGCCATGGACCTCGGCGCCACCCGCGGACAGGCACTGCGCCTGGTGACGCTGCCCGCGCTGCTGCCCAGCATCCTGGCGTCCGCGGTGCTGATCTTCGCCCTCGTCTTCGACGACTTCGTCCTCGCCTACTTCACCACCGGCGTCGACCCGCAACCGCTGTCCGTACGCATCTACTCGGCGATCAGGTTCGGCGTGCAGCCCACCATCAACGCCGTCGGCACCCTGATGCTGGCCGGCTCCATCGGCCTCATCCTCCTCGCACTCGCCATCCCGCGCCTCTTCGGGCGCAAAGGCGGCCTCGACCTGCTCTCCGGGAAGTGACACCCATGCCCGCGACACCCGAGCACCCGACCCCCACCCCGACGCCCAAGACCCAGACCCCCATGACCCCGACGCCCATCCACCCGACCCCCGCGGTCCGGCTCGACCACGTCAGCAAGCAGTACCCCGCCGCGGGCGGCACCTACGCGGTGCGCGACGTCGAACTCGACATCGCCCCCGGCGAGTTCTTCTCCCTCCTCGGCCCCTCCGGCTGCGGCAAGACCAGCCTCCTGCGGATGATCGGCGGCTTCTCCGACCCCACCACGGGCAGCGTCCTGCTCGACGGCCAGGACGTCACCGGCCTGCCGCCCGACAAGCGCAACGTCAACACCGTCTTCCAGAGCTACGCCCTCTTCGACCACCTCTCCCTCGCCGACAACGTGGCCTTCGGCCTCAAGCGCAAGGGCGTCGGCCGCGCCGAGATCCGCGAACGGGTCTCGGAGATGCTCGACCTCGTCCAGCTCGGCCACCTCGCGAACCGCAAGCCCGCCACCCTCTCCGGAGGCCAGAAGCAGCGCGTCGCCCTCGCCCGCGCCCTCGTCAACCGGCCCCAGGTCCTGCTCCTCGACGAACCGCTGGCCGCCCTCGACCTCAAACTGCGCCGCCACATGCAGGTCGAGCTCAAGCAGATCCAGCGCGAGGTCGGCATCACCTTCGTCTTCGTCACCCACGACCAGGACGAGGCCCTGACCATGTCCGACCGCCTCGCCGTCATGAACGAGGGCCGCGTCGAGCAGTGCGGCACGCCCGAGGACGTCTACGAGCGCCCCACCAGCAGCTTCACCGCCTCCTTCATGGGCACCTCCAACCTGGTCCCCGGCACCTACCGCGCCGGCCGGGTCGTTCTCGACGACGGCCCCGAACTGCCCGTCGGACCGCGTCCGTCCGTCCCCGAGGGCAGCCGGGTGAACCTGTCGATCCGCCCCGAGAAGATCTGGCTGTCCGACCTGGAGCCGGACATGGCCCGCGCCGCGGGCGTCGTCCGCGAGACCGTCTACTGCGGCCCGACCACCACGTACCTCATCGAACTGGCCCCCGGCGTCACGGTGTCCGTACTGGAGCAGAACACGGTCCGCTCCCGCAGGGAGGACCGCTGGAGCGGCGGCGAGCGCGTCGAGATCGGCTGGAAGCCCGAACACTGCCTCGTCCTGGACTGAAGCCGCCCCGACCGAAGGACACCCCATGAACCACGACGTCATCGTGCTCGGCGCCGGCCTGGCCGGCCTCGCCGCGGCACGCGACCTCGCCGCCGGCGGAGCCGACGTCCTCGTCGTCGAGGCCCGGGACCGGGTCGGCGGGCGCGTCGAGCAGACCGGACTCCCCGACGGCCGGCTGGTCCAGCTCGGCGGCGAGGTCGTCGGCCGCGCCCACACCGCCTACCTGGCCCTCGCGGCCGAACTCGGCCTCACCCTGGTCCCGAGCTACGTCGCCGAGCCCGGCGCCCTCACCCGCGCCACGCCCGAAGGGGTTTCCGCCGGAGATCCGCCCCACTGGTTCGGCCCCGGCGACGACGCCTGCCACCAGAAGGTCACCGCCGCCTACTGCGCCCTCGCACGGACCGTGGACCCGGCCGACCCCTGGTCCCACCCCGACGCGACGGCCCTCGACCGGTCCTCCGTCGGCGACTGGCTGCGCGCCGAGGGCGCCACCCCTGCCGTCGTTCGCCTCTGGGAGATCGGCCAGCTCGCCCTCGCCGACGGATCGTACGAGCGTACGTCCCTGCTCGCCGCCCTGCGCAAGCACGCCTCCGTCCCCGGCGCCGAGGCCTACGACTACGAGGCGTGGGAGGGCCTGCGGGTCGCCGAGGGCTCCGCCACGGTGGCCCTGCGCATGGCCGCGGCCCTCGGCGGACGTGTCCGCACCGGCGCGCCCGTCGAGGCCGTCACGGTCCGCCGGACCGGCCCCTGCTCCGTACGGCTGGCCGGCGGCGAGACCCTCACCGCCGGCGCCGTCGTCAGCGCCCTGCCCGTCGGCCCGCTCCGCCAGGTCTGCCTCACGGGCGTCTCCGACGGGCGGATCGCCTCCCTGCACCGCCAGCGCCAGGCTCTCGCGGCGAAGTTCGTCGCCGCCTACGACCGGCCGTTCTGGCGGGACCTCGGCCAGAGCGGCCTCTCCGAATGCGAAGGGGTCCTCGGCAGCACCTGGCCGCAGAGCGACGGCATCCTCTCCGCCCTCGTGCCACCCGAGCGGCTCGGTGTCCTGCTGGGCGCACCCGCACCGCTGCGCACCCGTGAACTCCTCGCCGACATCGCCCGCCTCTACGGCGACGAGGCGTACCGGCCGCTCGCCACCTACGTCCGGACGTGGGGCACCGACCCGTGGACCCAGGGGTACGTCACCCAGTGGACCCCCGGCGACGTCATGGCCGTCGGCCCCCTCCACGGCACCCACGAACCACCCTTCTACGTCTGCGGATCCGACCAGTGGGTGGCCGGCTACATGGAAGGTGCGGTACGCACCGGACGCGCCGCAGCCGGGGAGGTGCTGCGCCGTGGCTGAACCGGTGCTCAACCACGTGGCGGGCGTGGACCGGCCCGCCGCCGCAGGCGAGACCATGGAACTGGTCGACCCCGCCACCGGCCGGGTACGCGGCCACGCCCCGCTCTCGCGCCGGGCCGACACGGACGCCGCCTGCGCGGCCGCCGCAGCCGCGTACGCGCACTGGTCGACGACCACACCGGCGGTCCGCCAGCGCGCCCTGCTCGGCATCGCCGACGCCGTCGAGCAGCACGCGGAGGCCTTCGTGGCCGCCGAGGCCGGCGACACCGGCAAGCCGCCCCGGCAGTTCCGGACCGAGGAACTGCCGGCGATCGTCGACAGCCTCCGCTTCTTCGCGGGAGCCGCGCGCAACCTGCCGGGCCTCGCGGCTGCGGAGTACACCGAAGGCCGCACCTCCCTCCTGCGGCGCGAACCGGTCGGGGTCTGCGCCCAGATCACCCCGTGGAACTACCCGCTGATGATGGCGGTGTGGAAGATCGCCCCGGCCGTCGCCGCGGGCAACACGACCGTGCTCAAGCCCGCCGACACCACCCCCTCGTCCACCGCGCTGCTGGCCCGCGTCGCCGCCGAGCACCTGCCGCCGGGTGTGCTCAACGTGGTCTGCGGCGACCGCGACACCGGCCGCGCCCTCACCGCCCACCCCAAGGTCGCCCTCGTCGCGGTGACGGGAAGCGTGCGCGCCGGCCGGGAGATCGCCGCCGCCGCGGCCGCCGACCTCAAACGGGTCCACCTGGAGCTCGGGGGAAACGCCCCGGTGCTCGTCCACGACGACGTGGACGTCGACGCGACCGCGGCCGCGCTCGCCGCGGTCGCCTACTACAACGCGGGCCAGGACTGCACCGCGCCCACCCGGCTGCTGGTCCACCAGCGGGTGCACGACGCGTTCCTCGCGGCCTTCGCGGCCGAGGCGGGCAGACTGCGCGCGGGTGCCCCGGACGAGCCGGACGCCGATTTCGGCCCGCTGAACAACGCGGCCCAGCTGGCCTCCGTACGGTCCCTGCTCGACCGGCTGCCGCGCCGCGCCGACCTCGTCACCGGCGGGTCCCGCCTCGCACGGCCCGGCTTCTTCCACGAACCCACCGTCGTCGCCGGGGTGCACCAGGGCGACGAGATCGTGCAGGAGGAGATCTTCGGCCCCGTCGTGACCGTGCAGCCCTTCGCGGACGAGGCGCAGGCCCTGCGCCTGGCCAACGACGTCCGCCACGGCCTCGCCGCCAGTGTGTGGACGAGGGACCACGACCGCGCCATGCGCGCGACCCGGGCCCTGCACGCCGGAATCGTCTGGGTGAACACCCACGGCACCACCGTTTCCGAGATGCCCCACGGCGGGGTCAAGCACTCGGGGTACGGCAGTGACCTCTCGATGGCCGGCCTGCTCGACTACACGCAGGTCAAGCACGTCATGCTGTGAGCCCGCCCGGGCCGTCCGCGGCGTCCGGCGGGTCCGGTACGGCGGCCGACACCTCGGACAGCAGCTCGGGCAGCGTGCCCGGGTAGCGCCAGAGCCGGGGGTGGAACGCGGCCCACCGTTCGGCGGGCACGCCGCCGGCGGACCAGCGGGCCAGCAGCGCGGCCGTGTGCACGTGCAGGGCCGCGCGGCCGCTCCAGGCGGCGTGCTGGACCGAGTGCCAGCCGGAACCCTGTCCGACCCAGGAGGTCAGCACGTCCGCCGGCCGCATCAGCCGCACCGCCTCGGACGCCGGCAGCTGCCCGCGTTCGATGACCGCGGAGAGGTGGTCGAGGGTGGCGGCGGCCGGGTCCTCGCGGGTGTCGAAGGCGACGCGCAGGGTCCGCAGGGCCCGGCGGGCCGACTCGGCGCCGTCCCCGAACGGTCCGGTGTCGCCGGGCGGCCTCCACTCGGGCACCCAGGCGGACGGCGGCGGCCGGTACGCCGTGCGGGGCGCCGGCCCGCGCGCCGGCGGCGGCAGCGGGCGGCCGGGCCGGGGCGGCTGCCCGGTGCGCAGGACGACCGCCACCTCCGGCGGGCAGTCGGGCCGCAGGAGCAGTGCCTCCACGGCCGTGCGCGGCAGCCGGCGGCCGAGCCGGGCCGCCGCGACCAGCGCCCAGTCGATCCGGTAGGGCTCGGCGAGGACCCGCTCCATCGCGCGGCGGACCCGCCAGGGAGCGAGGTCACTGCGGTGAGCGGCCCGCAGGGCCGTCAGCAGTGCGCCGGTGCCCAGGTGGCGTTCGCCGGCCGTGTCGAGGTAGGGCTGCGGATCCGCCTGGGCGCAGGCCGCGACGACGTCGGCGTCGACGGGATCCTCGTGGCCGGGCAGGGCGGCCACCACCTCGCGCACCCGGGCCGTTCCACCGTGGGCGCGTACGGTCGCCCAGGCGGTGGCGCGGGTGGTCGCCGGGTGCTCGCCGCGGCCTTCGACGAGCGCGGCCGCCGCGAGGTCCGGGTCCCCCGACAGGAGCGCGCGGTGGTGGTGGCGCCGCTGGTAACCGCGTCCCAGGGCGGTGGCCGCCGGGTTCCGCAGCCGCAGCAGGCGCGAGGTCTCGTAGTCGAGCTGGTGGTTGTTCCGCAGTGCGGTGTCGACCACGGGGACGTCCAGCGCGAGCAGGGACCGCTGGGTGTCATGGCCGCGGACGGCGCCCGCGAGGGCGGCCTGCAGCCGGGCGCCGCCCAGGTTCAGGACGGCCTCGGTGACGGGGGTGGGCGGGTCGAACCCCATGTGGAACAGGGCGGGGTCGACGCCGAGCCAGGCCTGAAGGGCGGCGGGGCGCTGGTGGTAGGGGAGCAGGGCCGCCAGGCAGGTGAGGTGGAAGCGCACCGTCGACCGGTCGGTCTGCGAGAGTCCGACCGTCGCGGTCACTGCTTGCCCCCTTCATCGTCTGCGGCGCCGCCCCCGGCCGGTGCCCGCACCCTAACAAGATCAGCCGATCAGCCGTTCAGGGAGGCCATCAGCTCGGGTGCGTAGCGGTCACCGGAGGCCACGCCGTACGGCGCCACGGCGTCGATGGCGGCCAGCTCCGCCGGGGTGATCGTCACGGCGGTGGCGGCGATGTTCTCCTCCAGGTAGCTGCGGCGCTTGGTGCCCGGGATGGGGACGGCGCCCTGCTGGAGGGTCCACGCCAGGGCGAGCTGCGAGGGGGTCACGCCCTTCTCGGAGGCGAGCCGGCGCACCTGGTCCACGACGGCGAGGTTGCGGTGGAAGTTCTCGCCCTGGAACCGCGGGTCGGTGCGGCGGAAGTCGTCGGCGGCGAAGTCGTCCGGGCTGGTGATGGCACCGGAGAGGAATCCGCGTCCGAGCGGGGAGTAGGCGACGAGCCCGATGCCGAGCTCGCGGAGGGTGTCGAGCACGCCGTCGTGTTCGATGCCGCGCTCGAAGAGGCTGTACTCGGTCTGTACGGCGGCCAGCGGGTGCACGGCGTGGGCGCGGGCGATCGTGGTGGGGGAGACCTCGCACAGCCCGATGTGACGGACCTTGCCGGCCTGGACCAGCTCGGCGAGGGCGCCCACCGTCTCCTCGATCGGCACGTCCGGGTCGACGCGGTGCAGGTAGTAGAGGTCGATGTGGTCGGTGCCCAGGTGGCGCAGGGAGCGGTCGGCCGAGCGGCGGATGTAGTCGGGGGTCCCGTTGTGTCCGACGAAGGCGCCGTCGTCGGTGAACTCCACCCCGGTCTTCGTGGCGACGACGGCCGCCGCGCGGCGGCCGGCCAGTGCCTTGCCGAGGAGCTGCTCGTTGCGGAAGGGGCCGTAGCCCTCGGCGGTGTCGAGGAGGGTGACGCCCAGCTCCAGGGCGCGGTCGATGGTGGCGAGGGCTTCGGTCTCGTCGGTGGCTCCGTAGTGGGCGCTCATGCCCATCAGGCCGAGGCCCTCGGCGCCGACCTGCAGTCCCTGGCCGCCCAGTGCGCGGATCTCCATGGTGTGCTCCTTGCAAGTAGGTAACTAACTGGATAGTTCGAGTCTGCGACGCGGCGGCCGCATTTGTCAATAACTGGATAGTTACTTGCTAGGCTCGTGCTCATGGCACGGGATTCCAACGCGACGAAGGCGCGCCTGCTCGACGCGGCCTTCACCGAGTTCGCGACGTACGGCATCGCGGGCGCGCGCGTCGACCGCATCGCCGAGACGGCGCAGGCGAACAAGCGGCTCATCTACGTCTACTACGGCAACAAGGAGCAGCTCTTCGACGCCGTGCTCCAGCGGGCCCTCGCGACGGGATCGGAGTCCGTCCCCTTCGACGCCGACGACCTGCCCGGTTACGCGGGAGCGGTCTTCGACCACCTCGTCGAGCGGCCGGAGCTGATGCGCCTCGTGCTGTGGAAGCAACTGGAGCGACCGGGCTCCACGGACGCGGAGACCGAGTCCTACGAGGGCAAGATCGCGGCGGTTCGGCGGGCCCAGGAAGCGGGCCGGATCGCCGCCGGGGTGTCCGCGGCGGACGTGCTGACACTGGTCATGGGCCTGTCACAGGCCTGGTTCGGAGCGGTCGGCGGCCCGGCGGCGGGCGCGCAGGGCGCCGGCTGGGCCGCCGAGCGGCTCGCCGGGCACCGTGCGGCGGTGGTGGAGTCCGTCCGCCGGATCACCGCACCCGCACCCCCGGCCGGCGGGGCCTGAGGCCGCCCGGGGGCCGGCGGCGGTCAGCGGTACGGTCCGGCGAACTCCGGCAGGGTCCGCTCGGACCGCCCGCCGAAGCCCACCCGGGCGACGTCCCCGAACGCGAACCCCGACAGCTCCGGGCACCACCATGCGTCGGTGTCGGCCTCCCGCGGTCGCGGCGACTGCGGCCGGACCGCGACCACGTCGCGGTCCGGCAGACATCCGGCAGACATCCGGCAGGCACCCGGCAGGCGTCCGGAGGGTCCCGCTGTACCTGCGGGGCCCCCGAAGGCCCACGAGCCCCCTGCCGCCCGCCGGGTCCGCCGGCCCGGGCGCCGACGTCAGCGGGTGAGGAACGACCGGAGCGCCGTGACCAGTTCGGCGGGCGCGTCGAGTGCGATGAGGTGGGCCGCGGCCGGGAACTCGACCAGCGCGGCGCCGGGGATCGCGGCGGCGTACCGGCGGGCGATGTCCTGGAAGTCGGCGACGTCGAGCAGACCGATCCCGACCAGGGTGGGAACGGAGATCGCCGCGACGTCGCCCGCAGCGCCGCCCTGGGAGTGCTCCCCGACCGTGTCCTGGTTCACCAACGACGTCCGTACCGGGGTACGGAGCTGCTCCGCCAGCCCAGGAGCGACGTCCTCCCAGCCGCGGCCGGGCCCGCGCAGCCACATGTCCAGGTTCACCCGGACCGCTGCGTCCAGGTCGCCCGCGGCCAGCGCCGCCGTCTCGGCCTCGTCGTAGGCCACCATGTCCGCCGACCAGTCGTACCCGGGCCACGGCGGGGCGAGCAGCGTCAGCGAGTTGACCCGGCCCGGGTGGGCGAGGGTGAACTCCACGGCCACCCGCCCGCCCCAGGACGCGCCGACGAGCCGGACGCTCTCGTGGCCGAGGTGGTCCAGGAGCCGGCCCAGGTCGTCGGTCTCACGGAACGGCCCGGCCGGGGGAGCGGACTCGCCGAACCCGCGCAGGTCGTACCGGATGACGGTGTGGT encodes:
- a CDS encoding ABC transporter permease; the protein is MATRNNRTGTAVRPPDDPAEPAPPQDRTRPGATPGTRARKRQPRLWTWLLLPGTLWMTGFLVVSLLLVATLALGTTDPLGNPRFGLNFANLTALADPAYSTVLLRSLGYALITCLICLAVAYPVAYAIALCGGRFKNLLIAAIVVPFFANYLVRMYGWSVVLSDDGPLLKALRAIGLADDGTKILQTGVGVIAGLVYGFVVFMIIPLYAAMERMDTSLIEAGRDLYGGPLRTFLFVTVPATRQGAAAGCVLVFLPAMGDFVSAQLMGGPDQIMIGNLIQDKFFQGQNWPLGSALTMLLMAVLFLGMLGYLRRTRKDEAEAAR
- a CDS encoding spermidine/putrescine ABC transporter substrate-binding protein — encoded protein: MSPEALPPTRRSFLRAGTAAALALTAAGCGFATADDPAGKAIADAPIDVKVDGDLVYFNWADFVDPTVFEGFQKEYGVKVVQSNYDSMEGMAAKLNAGNRYDIIFPTAKWAERLAAGGRLRKIDHSRLRGAEAVFGGYGYFADPWYDPRSAHTVPFTMYKTGIGWRRDRLGDLTGSWDDLWNDQAKGKVFVLDDRDEVLGLGALKLGLGLTTGDQGDLARVTDTLRSLRPRLRGFSSDSYNNLLNGNADMTQAWSGDMAAMLAQAEDPSVFGFEVAREGAPVNSDCYAIPANAQHPGTAMLFIDYMLRPENVKKNIEYIGYPMPVRGTEDTYAALVEPFPQCLVTADDLAADLFFRNGDAGTERARDAAWTDVKAG
- a CDS encoding ABC transporter ATP-binding protein translates to MTPTPIHPTPAVRLDHVSKQYPAAGGTYAVRDVELDIAPGEFFSLLGPSGCGKTSLLRMIGGFSDPTTGSVLLDGQDVTGLPPDKRNVNTVFQSYALFDHLSLADNVAFGLKRKGVGRAEIRERVSEMLDLVQLGHLANRKPATLSGGQKQRVALARALVNRPQVLLLDEPLAALDLKLRRHMQVELKQIQREVGITFVFVTHDQDEALTMSDRLAVMNEGRVEQCGTPEDVYERPTSSFTASFMGTSNLVPGTYRAGRVVLDDGPELPVGPRPSVPEGSRVNLSIRPEKIWLSDLEPDMARAAGVVRETVYCGPTTTYLIELAPGVTVSVLEQNTVRSRREDRWSGGERVEIGWKPEHCLVLD
- a CDS encoding ABC transporter permease; amino-acid sequence: MSTQPRPSTQPRPSELPAPSPRETPSGPEGGVPRHGSRTRRRRRRGAERRPRFALAVTALFFALLYLPVGVVVLFSFNSQKSLTVLDGVSLRWYTALLHDEVLLDSLGMSLRVSLVAMAGSLVLGVALALGLVRSRSRLGSFAGLIMLVPLITPEIVTGVAAMLLFKGLGITLSTTTVMLAEITFSISYVTVILRSRIASLNPEVEEAAMDLGATRGQALRLVTLPALLPSILASAVLIFALVFDDFVLAYFTTGVDPQPLSVRIYSAIRFGVQPTINAVGTLMLAGSIGLILLALAIPRLFGRKGGLDLLSGK
- a CDS encoding aromatic ring-hydroxylating oxygenase subunit alpha, with the translated sequence MHSRAPESPTGRTVRSDATAGSDRTDRTDPTDRTGPPGGAAAPDTLAPQPPAPEPAAPEPAARQTPAPDTPGPALPARYYTDPETAAAETRHVFGRSWQLVCHESDLPNPGARLAATVADREVLVVRTEDGGLAAHLNVCRHRGTRLVTAPEPDGKAIRCPYHGWTYRLDGSLVGAPEARQIPCLDKPKLGLFPARVESFLGFVFVNLDPGAVPLAESCAGLAEAVGHYAGADLVPIGRARIHDLAAAEVQEANWKVAVDNYLEGYHVPVAHPGLMRLLDYQGYTCDIEESYALFASPLRDKPSSNWAERLYQRIAAPMPGLREADRRVWRYAVIYPNTLIDFYPDHVLAWTAIPTAVDRVAVPGAFYTRRGTSWRTRLARRLNIHIGWITNDEDAELVARVQKGLSTPGFEPGPLSRRESAVGWFAGRVRADLDDPEG